From the Euphorbia lathyris chromosome 6, ddEupLath1.1, whole genome shotgun sequence genome, one window contains:
- the LOC136233122 gene encoding uncharacterized protein isoform X1 codes for MTSQTAMARSFKCKLIKYRRVPKPTREIGASKVHMPKCSKSKHRHSRVKKRVRRFPFLGAVQYAEYALACYEKLEKRNALCDIQSYGIQSDAAENRKFEVVQALGAFRALVDFSELGVGDRCHVSFTAKPRNADGSDASPVFFFVELGDWGSGVLQLMNFRKSQPDDSGITYGCGFCPSSKEYPHLSGYLGGLESVPVDAASQRELGRCFKLRLINSRRKVKPKRDKEPIRTYFVPNLSEHECAEIALKHINGEEGNVEYEIVRAINAYYRLLCISEVEKVGEWCHVSFMAKPRNDVSEKLIFAELVNFGEAKFDLNAYSILDPSDSGRIRYGCGFCPGADDEKYPHPADTAEYTAGRSPYD; via the exons ATGACCTCCCAAACAGCGATGGCTAGATCCTTCAAGTGTAAGCTAATCAAATATCGTCGCGTTCCAAA GCCGACAAGAGAAATCGGTGCCTCCAAAGTACATATGCCTAAATGCTCCAAGTCCAAGCATCGCCATTCCCGGGTTAAGAAGAGAGTCAGAAG GTTCCCCTTCCTTGGCGCTGTTCAATATGCTGAATATGCCTTAGCTTGCTatgaaaaacttgaaaaacgAAATGCCTTGTGTGATATACAATCTTATGGTATACAATCTGATGCTGCAGAG AATCGTAAGTTTGAAGTTGTGCAAGCCTTGGGTGCTTTTCGTGCACTGGTAGACTTCTCTGAACTTGGAGTTGGCGACAGGTGTCATGTCAGCTTCACTGCGAAACCCCGAAATGCTGATGGCAGTGATGCCTCTCCAGTCTTCTTCTTTGTTGAACTGGGTGACTGGGGATCAGGGGTATTACAACTAATGAACTTCCGAAAATCGCAGCCTGACGATTCTG GAATTACATATGGCTGTGGATTTTGTCCATCTTCTAAGGAATATCCTCATCTTTCTGGATATCTTGGTGGTTTGGAAAGTGTGCCTGTTGATGCCGCCTCGCAAAGAGAGTTGGGTAGATGCTTCAAGCTTCGGCTAATCAATTCTCGTCGCAAAGTCAAGCCTAAGAGAGACAAGGAACCTATTCGAAC TTACTTCGTCCCTAATCTTTCGGAACATGAATGTGCTGAAATTGCCTTGAAACACATAAATGGTGAAGAAGGG AATGTTGAGTATGAAATTGTGCGAGCCATTAATGCGTACTATCGTTTATTATGCATCTCTGAGGTTGAGAAAGTTGGAGAATGGTGCCATGTCAGTTTCATGGCTAAACCTAGAAATGACGTCTctgaaaaacttatttttgctGAATTGGTTAACTTTGGAGAAGCCAAGTTTGATTTGAATGCCTATTCTATATTGGATCCTAGTGATTCTG GAAGAATTAGGTATGGCTGTGGATTTTGCCCCGGTGCTGATGATGAAAAATATCCTCATCCTGCTGATACCGCAGAGTATACTGCTGGTCGTTCGCCATATGATTAG
- the LOC136233122 gene encoding uncharacterized protein isoform X2, whose translation MPKCSKSKHRHSRVKKRVRRFPFLGAVQYAEYALACYEKLEKRNALCDIQSYGIQSDAAENRKFEVVQALGAFRALVDFSELGVGDRCHVSFTAKPRNADGSDASPVFFFVELGDWGSGVLQLMNFRKSQPDDSGITYGCGFCPSSKEYPHLSGYLGGLESVPVDAASQRELGRCFKLRLINSRRKVKPKRDKEPIRTYFVPNLSEHECAEIALKHINGEEGNVEYEIVRAINAYYRLLCISEVEKVGEWCHVSFMAKPRNDVSEKLIFAELVNFGEAKFDLNAYSILDPSDSGRIRYGCGFCPGADDEKYPHPADTAEYTAGRSPYD comes from the exons ATGCCTAAATGCTCCAAGTCCAAGCATCGCCATTCCCGGGTTAAGAAGAGAGTCAGAAG GTTCCCCTTCCTTGGCGCTGTTCAATATGCTGAATATGCCTTAGCTTGCTatgaaaaacttgaaaaacgAAATGCCTTGTGTGATATACAATCTTATGGTATACAATCTGATGCTGCAGAG AATCGTAAGTTTGAAGTTGTGCAAGCCTTGGGTGCTTTTCGTGCACTGGTAGACTTCTCTGAACTTGGAGTTGGCGACAGGTGTCATGTCAGCTTCACTGCGAAACCCCGAAATGCTGATGGCAGTGATGCCTCTCCAGTCTTCTTCTTTGTTGAACTGGGTGACTGGGGATCAGGGGTATTACAACTAATGAACTTCCGAAAATCGCAGCCTGACGATTCTG GAATTACATATGGCTGTGGATTTTGTCCATCTTCTAAGGAATATCCTCATCTTTCTGGATATCTTGGTGGTTTGGAAAGTGTGCCTGTTGATGCCGCCTCGCAAAGAGAGTTGGGTAGATGCTTCAAGCTTCGGCTAATCAATTCTCGTCGCAAAGTCAAGCCTAAGAGAGACAAGGAACCTATTCGAAC TTACTTCGTCCCTAATCTTTCGGAACATGAATGTGCTGAAATTGCCTTGAAACACATAAATGGTGAAGAAGGG AATGTTGAGTATGAAATTGTGCGAGCCATTAATGCGTACTATCGTTTATTATGCATCTCTGAGGTTGAGAAAGTTGGAGAATGGTGCCATGTCAGTTTCATGGCTAAACCTAGAAATGACGTCTctgaaaaacttatttttgctGAATTGGTTAACTTTGGAGAAGCCAAGTTTGATTTGAATGCCTATTCTATATTGGATCCTAGTGATTCTG GAAGAATTAGGTATGGCTGTGGATTTTGCCCCGGTGCTGATGATGAAAAATATCCTCATCCTGCTGATACCGCAGAGTATACTGCTGGTCGTTCGCCATATGATTAG